The following proteins are co-located in the Bathymodiolus thermophilus thioautotrophic gill symbiont genome:
- a CDS encoding discoidin domain-containing protein has protein sequence MLSVIFLITNVYANNVNLAFGKFATQSSTYPHYTDPLASKAVDGNTSGYFWDASTTHTKKQQGAWWQVDLEEIQTIGQIIIYNRTDCCKGRLNNYKVIVSTEENFNAITYEQKFRSIPNPKIVIDLGVNGKQGRFVKIQLLGNNYLSLAEVQIIATENSCNIKKKIRSFSEIDVSSMFNDFSGLQNAPLFPNFYAFAAINDDGTITAWGDASSGGSNAPSDNDYIKIYSNIKAFAALKYDGSIIAWGDVDYGGSDAPIDNGYIKIYSNENTFVAIKNNGSITAWGNDDYGKVSDAPTGKGYLKVYSNSYAFAAIKNDGSITVWGKSYFGGLNAPTDSGYINIYSTDGAFAALKSDGSISVWGSGIIDKHLPTDSGYIKIYSNHVAFVALHIDGSIKVFTGSWAGFHENSTNNNYIKIYSTEFAFAALKTDGSIKVWGETSYGGGADAPTDSGYIDIYSTGGAFAAIKPDGSIKAWGCSVCGGLHAPKDNGYIKIYSTGSAFAAIKLDGTISSWGGLNHKGANAPDDKGYIDIYSTIDDFIAIKPDGSTKTW, from the coding sequence GTGTTATCTGTTATTTTTTTAATAACTAATGTTTATGCTAATAATGTCAATTTAGCTTTTGGAAAATTTGCTACCCAGTCTAGCACATATCCACATTACACCGATCCTCTTGCTTCAAAAGCCGTAGATGGTAACACAAGTGGCTATTTTTGGGATGCAAGTACTACGCATACCAAGAAACAACAAGGCGCTTGGTGGCAAGTTGATTTGGAGGAGATTCAAACCATTGGTCAGATTATTATTTACAATCGTACAGATTGCTGCAAAGGAAGGCTGAATAATTACAAGGTAATTGTTTCTACCGAAGAAAACTTTAATGCCATTACCTACGAACAAAAGTTTAGATCGATACCCAACCCTAAAATAGTTATTGATTTGGGTGTGAATGGCAAACAAGGTCGTTTTGTTAAAATCCAATTGCTAGGCAATAACTATTTATCTCTAGCAGAAGTACAAATAATAGCGACTGAAAACTCTTGTAATATAAAAAAGAAGATCAGGAGTTTTTCTGAAATTGATGTTTCTTCTATGTTCAATGATTTTAGCGGGCTACAAAATGCACCACTTTTCCCTAACTTTTATGCCTTTGCTGCTATCAACGATGATGGGACAATTACAGCCTGGGGAGATGCAAGCAGTGGGGGATCTAATGCGCCTAGTGACAATGATTACATAAAAATTTATTCAAATATTAAAGCGTTTGCTGCTCTTAAATACGATGGCTCAATTATAGCTTGGGGAGATGTTGATTACGGAGGTTCAGACGCACCAATTGACAATGGTTATATTAAAATTTATTCAAATGAGAATACTTTTGTTGCCATTAAAAATAACGGCTCAATAACTGCCTGGGGTAACGACGACTATGGAAAGGTATCGGACGCACCAACAGGAAAGGGGTATCTTAAGGTTTATTCAAATTCATATGCCTTTGCTGCTATTAAGAATGATGGTTCAATTACCGTTTGGGGTAAATCGTATTTCGGGGGGTTAAACGCACCAACAGACAGTGGTTACATAAATATTTATTCAACTGATGGCGCATTTGCCGCTCTCAAGTCCGATGGCTCAATTTCAGTTTGGGGCTCCGGAATAATTGATAAACACCTGCCAACTGACAGCGGTTACATTAAAATTTACTCAAATCATGTCGCCTTTGTTGCTCTTCATATTGATGGCTCAATAAAGGTTTTTACGGGGAGTTGGGCTGGTTTTCATGAAAATTCAACTAACAATAATTATATTAAAATTTATTCAACTGAATTTGCTTTTGCCGCTCTCAAGACTGATGGCTCAATCAAAGTGTGGGGTGAAACAAGTTATGGAGGTGGAGCAGATGCACCAACAGACAGTGGTTACATAGATATTTATTCAACTGGCGGTGCATTTGCTGCCATTAAGCCCGATGGGTCAATAAAAGCGTGGGGCTGTTCAGTTTGCGGCGGACTTCATGCGCCAAAAGATAATGGTTATATTAAAATTTATTCAACTGGCAGTGCATTTGCTGCCATTAAACTTGATGGTACAATTAGTTCTTGGGGTGGTTTAAATCATAAAGGGGCTAACGCTCCAGATGACAAGGGTTATATTGATATTTACTCAACCATTGATGATTTTATCGCTATTAAACCTGATGGATCAACAAAAACCTGGTGA
- the nusB gene encoding transcription antitermination factor NusB, protein MTFTTPKHRSRERVVQALYQYIVSGGEVLKIEQQFLNQKSGKISKAFFSNLFINILKNRTELDALIAPTISREANELGTVEQAVLYLGAYELQNSIEVPYKVVINEALEVAKLYGAEGAFKLVNASLDKLAQSLRKIEIEASK, encoded by the coding sequence ATGACATTCACAACCCCTAAACATCGCTCCAGAGAGCGTGTGGTACAAGCACTATATCAATATATAGTATCAGGTGGCGAAGTATTAAAAATTGAACAACAATTTTTAAATCAAAAGTCTGGCAAAATTTCAAAAGCCTTTTTTTCCAACTTGTTCATTAACATCCTTAAAAACCGCACCGAATTAGATGCGCTCATTGCCCCCACCATCAGTAGAGAGGCGAATGAACTGGGTACTGTGGAACAAGCAGTGCTGTATCTAGGGGCATATGAACTTCAAAACAGCATTGAAGTGCCTTATAAAGTTGTTATTAACGAGGCGCTTGAAGTTGCCAAATTATACGGTGCAGAAGGTGCATTTAAACTTGTTAACGCTTCGTTAGACAAGTTAGCCCAGTCCCTTAGAAAAATTGAAATAGAGGCCTCAAAATGA